In Ailuropoda melanoleuca isolate Jingjing chromosome 4, ASM200744v2, whole genome shotgun sequence, the following proteins share a genomic window:
- the VMAC gene encoding vimentin-type intermediate filament-associated coiled-coil protein, with protein MSAPQPLQIREANAHLAAVHRRAAELEARLDAAERTVRAQAQRLARHDQQLRAALDELGRAKDCEIAALQEQLLTSEATVHSLQAAVRQRDELIGQLQPRAELLQDICRRRSPLAGLLATLAEAERLGPLPTSHPLPGGPSPRLANSTGEEERDHLQPAVFGTTV; from the exons ATGTCGGCGCCGCAGCCGCTGCAGATTCGCGAGGCGAACGCACACTTGGCGGCTGTGCACCGACGCGCCGCGGAGTTGGAGGCGCGGCTGGACGCGGCGGAGCGCACAGTGCGCGCCCAGGCCCAGCGCCTGGCCCGCCACGACCAGCAGCTGCGCGCTGCCCTGGACGAGCTGGGCCGCGCCAAGGACTG TGAGATTGCCGCTCTCCAGGAGCAGCTGCTGACCTCCGAGGCCACTGTCCACAGCCTGCAGGCTGCTGTGCGCCAGAGGGATGAGCTCATTGGGCAGCTGCAGCCCCGGGCGGAGCTGCTGCAGGACATCTGCCGTCGCCGGTCACCCCTGGCCGGGCTGCTGGCCACCCTGGCGGAGGCTGAACGCCTGGGGCCCTTGCCAACCAGCCACCCACTCCCTGGTGGGCCCAGTCCACGCCTTGCCAACAGCactggggaagaggagagggaccACCTCCAGCCTGCAGTGTTTGGGACCACTGTGTGA